One window of Quercus robur chromosome 5, dhQueRobu3.1, whole genome shotgun sequence genomic DNA carries:
- the LOC126726581 gene encoding CBL-interacting serine/threonine-protein kinase 23, with the protein MASKSSSSSSAAAAAANNHGRTRVGKYELGRTLGEGNFAKVKFARNVDTGENVAIKILDKEKILKHKMIAQIKREISTMKLIRHPNVIRMYEVMASRTKIYIVMEFVTGGELFDKIASRGRLKEDEARKYFQQLINAVDYCHSRGVFHRDLKPENLLLDANAVLKVSDFGLSALPQQVREDGLLHTTCGTPNYVAPEVINNKGYDGAKADLWSCGVILFVLMAGYLPFEDSNLMSLYKKIFKAEFTCPPWFSSSAKKLIKRILDPSPSTRITIAEVIENEWFKKGYKPPSFEQADISLADVDSIFNEIGHSGELVVERREEGLVPVAPVSPVTMNAFELISTSQGLNLSSLFEKQMGLVKRETRFASKCSANEIISKIEQAATPLGFDVKKNNYKLKLQGEKTGRKGHLSVATEIFEVAPSLYMVEVRKSGGDTLEFHKFYKNLTVGLKDIVWKTAEEAEEGKKSDGVVASS; encoded by the exons ATGGCGTCGAAGTCTTCGTCGTCGTCgtcggcggcggcggcggcggccaACAATCACGGCAGGACGCGTGTGGGGAAGTACGAGCTTGGTCGAACCCTAGGCGAGGGCAATTTCGCAAAGGTCAAGTTTGCTCGGAATGTCGACACCGGTGAGAACGTCGCTATCAAGATTCTCGACAAAGAAAAGATTCTCAAGCACAAGATGATCGCTCAG ATTAAACGTGAAATTTCAACTATGAAACTGATCAGACACCCAAACGTTATCCGTATGTATGAG GTGATGGCTAGCAGGACGAAAATATATATAGTCATGGAATTTGTGACCGGTGGGGAATTGTTTGACAAAATT GCAAGTAGAGGAAGGTTGAAGGAAGATGAAGCTAGAAAGTATTTTCAGCAACTTATTAATGCTGTGGATTACTGTCATAGCAGAGGTGTATTTCATAGAGACCTAAAG CCAGAGAATTTACTGCTGGATGCTAATGCAGTTCTTAAAGTTTCGGATTTTGGATTAAGTGCACTACCACAACAAGTTCGA GAAGATGGATTGCTTCACACAACATGTGGTACGCCAAATTATGTTGCTCCAGAG GTGATCAACAACAAAGGCTATGATGGAGCAAAGGCAGATCTGTGGTCATGCGGTGTGATTCTTTTTGTCTTGATGGCTGGATATTTACCTTTTGAAGACTCGAACCTCATGTCATTATATAAGAAG ATATTCAAGGCTGAATTCACTTGTCCTCCATGGTTCTCCTCAAGTgcaaaaaaactaatcaaaagAATCCTGGACCCTAGTCCCTCAACT CGTATTACAATTGCTGAGGTAATTGAGAATGAGTGGTTTAAGAAAGGATACAAGCCACCTAGTTTTGAGCAAGCTGATATTAGTCTTGCTGATGTGGATTCTATCTTCAATGAAATAGGG CATTCTGGAGAGCTTGTTGTGGAGAGGAGGGAAGAAGGACTTGTGCCTGTGGCACCTGTCTCACCTGTCACTATGAATGCATTTGAGCTAATCTCTACATCTCAGGGTCTCAACCTCAGTTCCCTTTTTGAAAAGCAAATG GGGCTTGTTAAAAGGGAAACAAGATTTGCTTCCAAATGTAGTGCTAATGAGATAATCTCAAAAATTGAGCAAGCTGCAACACCTCTTGGTTTTGATGTGAAGAAAAATAACTATAAG TTGAAGCTTCAAGGTGAAAAAACTGGACGTAAAGGTCATTTATCTGTTGCAACAGAG ATTTTTGAGGTGGCCCCTTCACTCTACATGGTTGAGGTTCGCAAGTCTGGAGGAGATACTCTAGAGTTTCACAAG TTCTATAAGAATCTCACAGTTGGGCTGAAAGATATTGTTTGGAAAACAGCCGAGGAAGcagaagaagggaaaaaga GTGATGGTGTTGTGGCATCTTCATAA